The genomic DNA AACCTACTCTAGACATCGCACATCTAAAGCCAATATAATCTGTAGCCATAGTTTGTGGGAAATAACGTCTTTGTGCTGGGTCTAACCAATATTCTCTATCTCTCCAAGATCCGCCTTTGTATACTCTAACTTCGTCGTTAATTAAAGATGTTCTCTTGTTAGATTTATCTCTTTCTCTTATTAAAGTTCCTGTAGAATCATACTCAACAGAATGCTTAGGTGAGTTGTACATTTTTCTTGTAACATTAGCATTATCACCATCTTCAGATTCATCAAAACCATCATCGTACATACGAGAAGATTGTCTATCACCATCTCTAAAGTTTCTATTGTCTGCTCTGTCAAAGTTTGTTCTTAAGTAAGTTTCATTTTCATCAACAGGTTGTTGTGCAATTTCTCCTGGTAATACTCTTACTACTAATTTTCCTGTAGGCAAAGTATCGTACTCAACTTCATCTGTTGTTACAACTTTAACAGTACCATCATCATTTAATACATTTTTAGTATAAACGTTACCACGGTAGTAGTTAAAATCATTAAATTCATCATCAACAATTGGTCTGTAAACATCTGCAACCCATTCTGCAACATTACCAGCCATATCGTAAAGACCGTAATCATTAGGAGCATAAGTTTTTACTTGAGCAGTAATATCTGCACCATCATCAGACCATCCAGCTATTCCACCGTAATCACCTTTACCTTGTTTAAAGTTAGCTAATTGGTCACCACGTACTTGGCGTTTTCCAGAACGAGTGTATTGTCCATCCCAAGGATATTTTTTACGACCTCTATATACATTGTAACTTCTAACTTCAGATAATCCTAAAGCAGCATATTCCCATTCTGCTTCTGTTGGTAGTCTATACTTTGGTGAAATAACACCAGTTTGTCTAGATGCAAAAACATTAATTTCGTTACCTTCTTTATCTGTTTGAGGTTTTAATTTCCCTCCTTTAAGTATCTCTTCATTACCTCCAAAAGTTTGTGTTGGAGCATTAATGTAAGTATCTGTGTTAAAGTTAGCGTCTGCAGTTGCTTCATACTGGCTATCTTGTTTTAAGTAACCTTCTTGCTGTAAATACATTTCGTTTACACGATCTGTTCTCCAGTTAGCAAACTCAACAGCTTGAATCCAACTTACACCAACTACAGGATATTCTGCATAACCTGGGTGACGTAAATAGTTTTCTGTCATTACTTCATTATAACCTAAACGATTTCTCCATACTAAGGTATCTGGAACAACACCTTCGTAAATTGCTCTAAAGTTTTCTTCTTCTGGTGGATAAACTCGTTTAATCCAATCTAAGTATTCCATATACATTAAATTGGTAACTTCTGTTTCATCCATATAGAATGATTGTAAGTGTTGTTGATTTGGAGTGTTATTCCAATCATGCATCACATCATCTTGTACACGACCCATGGTAAAGGTACCGCCTTCAACGAATACTAAACCAGGAGCAGTTTCTTGCTCTTTAAATTTTGTGTTGTATTGGAAACCTCCTTCTTTAGAGTTAATATCCCAACCAGTAGCTCTTGAAGTATTAGATCCTCCAGAACGTCCACAACTAACCAAGGTTAGCGAAATTGCTAATACTATTAGTATCCTTGATACGATTACTTTTTTCATATTCATACGTTTAAGTAAGATAAATTATGTTTTTGGAGACGCAATATAAGAATTAAAGCCAACTCTACAAGAGATTTTGTGAAAATTGATAAAAAAAATATTACAGTTCATCCTGTTTATTTACGTTACATCGATTCTTTTTTTGTCGTTTATCGACGTTTTGAATCACTATAACGTGCGTTTTTTTAATTTATTATTGTAATTTTGAAGTCTTTTTAAGAAATTTTTAAGAACCTAATAATAACAATGAAATAACTCCGTTATTAAAAGCAATGAAAAAGATTCTATTTGTAATTACAATGCTAATTTGTGCTGTAGTTTTTGCACAGCAAAAAAAGTTTAACCTAAATTGGCAAGGAGTAAAAACCTTTCATTCGGGAACTCATACCATTCAAGTTCCTGAGTTTTTACCTAAAAAAAACTTTAAATTTAGTTTAGCTCAAGGTATTCAGTTTGTATCACAATGGGAGTCGCCTACCTTAATAAATGAAAATAGTGTTAATCTTACTAATGTAACTTACAGTAATATAACTAAGTCTCAATTAAAAGGTATTAACCTTTCTACAGTTCCTTCCACTATACAAGTTGTATTAAAAAATGTGAGCGATAGAAATAAAAATTATGCGGTATTGCAAGTGTCTGCTATTGTTAAATCTGGTAATTCTTATAAGAAAGTTACTGGTTTTACAATTAATTATAACAATTCAAATTCTGGAAGATTGGCTAATAGAAATCCTTTAATATTTAATTCTGTTTTAAATACTGGAAGTTGGTATCGTTTTGCTGTAAAAGATACGGGAGTATTTAAACTGTCTAAGTCTTTTTTAAATCAATTAGGTATAAATGTTGAAAGCTTTGATCCTCGTACTATTAAAATATATGGTTCTGGAGGACAAATGTTACCTTATGAAAACTCAGCAAACTATCCTTATGATCCAGAAGAAAATGCAATTCAGGTTATTGGTGAAGATGATGGTTTTTTTCATGACAGTGACTATGTTTTATTTTATGGTGTTGGACCAAAAGGTAGAGTGGAAGACTCTAGTATAAATACAAATTTAAATCCATATATAGATACTGCTTTTTATTACATATCTATTGGTAGTGGTTTGGGAAAACGTATTTTGCCTTTTCAAGAACCTACTGGTGCAGCGACATTAACAATAAACAGTTTTCAAGATTACAAATTTCATGAGGTTGATGATTTTAATTTAGCATTTGTTGGTCGTCGTTGGTTTGGTGATAAATTTGATATAGAAACGTCTAAAACTTTCGATTTTAATTTTCCAGATTTAGATACTACAACCCCAATAAATCTTAAACTTATAGGCGTAACAACTTCTACTAGTGCAGCTAGTATGGCTATTAATATTAATGGCGCTCAGGTTTCAACTTTAACAATACCTTCAGCCACAGGAGCCAATGTAGCTTCAGAAGCTCTTTATCAAGATAATATTCCAGTAGCGAGTGAAAATGTTTCGGTTCAAATAAATTATGATAATCAAGGTGTTCCTGGTGGTGCTGGTTATATAGATTATTTAGCAATTGAAGCTACTAGAAATTTAAATTATAACGGTAATCAATTTCAGTTTAAAAATAATCAAACAGCACAATCTTCAGGAATTGGCGAGTATGTAATTACAGGAGCGGCAAATTTACCAGAAGTTTGGAATGTAACAGATAATTTAAACGTAACTAAAAAAGTAAACACTAGCAATGCAGCAACCTTTAGTTTTAAATCTACATTAGGAACTCTAAAAAAATATGTAGCGGTATCAACTTCAGATTTTAAAACACCTATAGTACCAGCATCTACAAAAGTTAATAACCAAAATATTAAAGGCACAATTTTTAATAACTCTCAAGGTGCTTTTCAAGATATAGACTATGTGATTGTAACTCCTACATCACATTTAAGTCAAGCAGAAAGACTGGCACAAATTAATAGAACAAAAAATAATTTAAATGTAAAAGTTGTTACTGCAGAAGCTATTTATACAGAGTTTAGTACAGGTAACCAAGATATTGCAGCAATAAGAAATTTTGTAAAATATGTTTATGAAAATGCTAGTTCTACTCAAAATAGATTAAAATATTTATGTCTTTTTGGAGATAGTTCTTTTGATTATAAAGCTAAAATAGCATCTAACACCTATAATTTACCACTTTGGAATGCGTATAGTAGTTTTAATTACACCAATTCATATATATCAGACGATTTTTATGGATTGATGGATGATAACGAAGGTGATATAGATGATGCCTCATCACTATACAAATTAGATGTAGCAGTAGGTAGAATTCTTGCAGATTCACCACAAAGAGCTAAAGAAATGGTAGATAAAGTAAATACTTACTACTCACAAGAAGCTTTTGGTAGCTGGAGAAATAATTTAATATTTGTTTCTGATGATGTTGATGAAGCCTTTGAAAAAATTCTTCAAGAAACAACAGATGAAATTGCAGATGAGATTACTACCGAAAAACCTTTTTTCAATGTCGTAAAAATTCATTCTGATGCATACCAACAAGAATCATCGGCTGGTGGAGACCGCTACCCATCTGTAAGAAGTGCCATTATAGATGCGGTAGAAAAAGGAGCATTAGTTGTTAATTATTTTGGTCATGGAGGCGAAGATGGTTTTGCTTTTGAAAGGATCTACGAAAAATCTGATGCGCCAGAACTTCGTAACGATTGTAAACTAACCACTTTTGTTACAATAACCTGCGATTTTACGAGATTTGATAATCCGTTAAGAGAAACAGCAGGAGAATTAACATATTGGAACAAGAATGCAGGAGCAGTAGCGTTAATAACTACAACAAGAGAAGTTTTTGTAAGTGTTGGTACAACATTTAATAAAAAATTAGAAGAATATTTATTCTCATATAGCGATAACGATACTTTTAGTGATTTTGAGTACCCAACAATGGCAGAAGCATTAAGGCTAACCAAAAATGATAACTCTATAAATGCACAAAAAGAATTAGTCTTTTTTATAGGTGATCCAGCAATGAAATTAGCAATACCAGAACCTAATGTTGTATTAACACATATTAACGATGTACCAGTTCAAGGTAATACAGAAGTTCTAGAAGCTTTGAGTTATGCAAAATTAGCAGGACAAGTAACAGATGTTAATGGTAACTTATTGTCAAATTATAATGGTAAGCTAGTAACAACAATTTACGATAAACCAATAGAAAGAGAAACACTAGCAAACGATGGTGTAGTAGAAAACGGTCAACTAATAAAACTAGAATACGAAACATTAGGCGAAGTAATCTTTAGAGGTCAAGCAACAGTAACAAATGGCATGTTTGAGTTCGATTTTATTGTACCTAGAGATATTGGAATTCCTGTAGGTTACGGTAAAGTAAGCTTTTATGCATCACGAGAAACACCATTAAGCGACCAAACAGGAGCAACAACTACAACATTACAAATTGGAGGCGTAAATGAAAATGCAGCAGAAGACAATCAAGGACCAGATATAATTTTACATATGAATGATGAAGCTTTTGTCTCAGGAGGCATAACAAATGCGTCACCAACACTATTGGTAAAGTTACAAGACGAAAATGGTATTAATACAGCCAGTGGAATTGGTCATGATATAGTAGCAACATTAGATGGAGACGAAGTAAATCCCTTTATATTAAACAGTTATTATGTAACAGAATTAGATGATTATACACGCGGAAGCCTAAGTTTTCCATTTAGAGATTTGGAGCCAGGATTACACACATTAAAATTAAAAGCTTGGGATGTCTACAATAACTCATCAGAAACAGAAATTCAATTTAGAGTATTTAACGAAGATGAAGTGCTTGTAATAGAAAACGTATTAAACTATCCAAATCCTTTTGTAAATTATACAGAGTTTTGGTTCTCTCATAATAGTTCAGAAACACTAAATATATCAGTTCAAATTTTTACTATATCAGGAAAATTAGTAAGAACTCTTAATGGACAAACAACAGGAGTTGGCTCTAAAATAACTAGCTCTACATCAAGAGATATTATTTGGGACGGAAGAGACGATTTTGGAGATAAAATAGGAAAAGGAACCTATGTTTATAAATTAACAGTACACTCACCAACAACAAATAAAACAGTCGAAAAAATAGAGAAACTTGTAATCCTCTAATAAAAAATTATATTTGCCTAATAAATTTATATATGAAAAATAGAATAATTTTTATAATTACCGCCATTTTTACCTTTAATTTAAATGCACAAAACCCTACAACTATAGTTCCAGATGCAGATTCTAGAGTTATAACAACAGGAATGCCTTTTTTATTAATAGCACCAGATGCCAGAGCAGCAGGTATGGGAGATATGGGTGTAGCAACCTCAGTAGATGCATTTTCTCAAAAATGGAATCCAGCAAAGTATGTGTTTTCTGAAGCTAAATCAGGTGTGTCTTTAAGTTATACACCATATTTAAGTAAATTAGTAAATGATATAGGTGTTGGTTATGTTTCGTACTTTAACAGAATAAATGAGCAAAGTGCTGTTGGAGCAAGTTTAACTTATTTTAGTTTAGGTGAAATTGAATTTAGAGAAACAGCAGACGATGTACCTTTAATTCAAAAGCCAAACGAATTTGCTTTAGACTTATCATATACTTTACGATTAAGTGATCAATTTGGTATGGCAGTAGCAATGCGTTATTTACGTTCAGATTTAAAAATTAGAGATAATAGTAATGTAGAAACTGATCCAGCAAGTACTTTTGGTGTAGATATTACAGGTTTCTATCAAAGTGAAGAAGAAGCTTATAACGATTTTAACGGCCGTTGGAGAATGGGATTTGCTTTACAAAATTTAGGTCCTACATTTACTTATACAGATGGAGGTCCAGATAACTTTCAACCTACAACCTTACGTTTAGGTGCAGGTTTCGATTTTATCTTCGACCAATACAATACATTAGCAGTAACAGCAGAGTTTACCAAATTATTAGTACCAACACCACCAGTAACAGGTACAGAACGTGAATTTAATGATGATAATGGAAATGGCGTTTACGAGCCAGAAGATGGAGAAACATTAGGAGCAGTGGTAGACGATCGTGTTATAATAGATGGTCAAGAAAATAGAGATGTAAGTTTTATCTCGGGAATATTTCAATCCTTTGGTGATGCACCAGGTGGTTTTAAAGAAGAATTACAAGAATTTACATACGCTTTAGGAGCAGAATATAAATATCAAGATGCTTTTGCATTTAGAGCAGGATATTTTAATGAGCATGAAGAAAAAGGAGCTAGAAAATTCTTTGCTTTAGGAGCAGGATTTAAATACAATGTTGTTAATGTGGATTTATCATACCTATTTTCAGCATCAAAAATTCAAAGCCCGTTAGAAAGTACATTACGTTTCTCACTAACATTTAATTTAGGAGCAGGTACATATAGCGAGTACTAATTTTAATAAAATAAATAATAAAAAAACTATTGCCAACAGCAATAGTTTTTTTGTCTAAAACCATTTCTAAAATAGTTTATATATTAGATTTTAATATGAAAGAAATAAAAATAGAATCAACACTTTATGCATTCAATTCGTTAAACGAAACGCCTAAAGAGATACAAGACTTAATGGAAATAGCTATAGAAGCTAGAAAAAAGGCTTACGCTCCATATTCAAAATTTAAAGTAGGAGCAGCAATTTTATTAGAAAACGGTGAAATAGTTTCAGGAAGTAACCAAGAAAACGCATCATATCCATCAGGTTTATGCGCAGAGCGAACAGCAATTTATTATGCTGGAGCCAAATACCCAAATGTAAAAATTGTTAATATGGCTATTACTGCTGCATCAGAAAATCAAGAAACATTAGAGCCTATACCTCCTTGTGGAGCATGTAGACAAGCCATAGCAGAATATGAAAACAATCAAGAAAATGCTATAGAAATTTATTTTATGGGCGTATCTGGAAAAGTGGTAAAGTCTAATTCTTTGGCTAATTTATTACCATTTGGTTTTAATAAATCCAATCTATAACGTTTTCGTAATTCTAACTTAAGTATTATACGCATTTTAGTTAATTTTCACTTTTGCTATACCAAATCAAAGTATTACTTTTGTTAGTGAAACTCAATTTTAAAAATAAATTGTACTCTTAATAAATTTTATAATTTATTTAATCATATAAATAAGGTTTATTATTTCTTTTAAAGAAACACCAAAATATGCAAAAAGTAACTAAAGAAGTGTACCTAAAATGGTACGAAGACATGTATTTCTGGAGAAAGTTTGAAGACAAACTTGCCGCAGTTTATATCCAACAAAAAGTAAGAGGATTTCTTCACTTGTATAATGGTCAAGAAGCAGTATTAGCAGGAGCTTTACATGCAATGGACTTAACAAAAGATAAAATGATTACCGCATATCGTAATCACGTACAACCAATTGGTATGGGTGTAGACCCAAAACGTGTTATGGCAGAATTATACGGTAAAGCCACAGGTACATCTAAAGGTTTAGGTGGCTCTATGCATATTTTCTCAAAAGAGCACCGTTTTTACGGAGGTCATGGTATTGTTGGTGGTCAAATTCCCTTAGGAGCTGGTATTGCATTTGGTGATAAATACCACGATAAAGACGCTGTAACTATTTGCTGTTTTGGTGATGGAGCTGCAAGACAAGGTTCTTTACATGAAACATTTAACTTAGCAATGTTATGGAATCTTCCTGTAGTTTTTGTTTGTGAAAACAATGGATATGCTATGGGAACTAGTGTTGAAAGAACAGCAAACCATACAGATATCTGGAAACTAGGTTTAGGGTACGAAATGCCATGCGGACCAGTAGATGGTATGAACCCAGTTAAAGTAGCCGAAGCTTTTGATGAAGCTATTTCTAGAGCACGTTCTGGTGGTGGACCAACTTTTCTTGAGTTAAAAACATATAGATATAGAGGACACTCAATGTCTGATGCGCAACACTATAGAACAAAAGACGAAGTAAACGAATACAAAAAAATAGATCCTATTACTCAGGTTAAAGAAGTTATTTTAGATAAAAAATACGCTACCGAAGATGAGTTAAAGGAAATAGATAAACGCGTTAAAAATTTAGTTTCAGAGTGTGAGAAATTTGCAGAAGAATCTCCATACCCAGAAAAAAATGTAATGTACGACGCCGTATACGAGCAAGAAGATTATCCTTTTATAGATCATAAAATAAAGTAAGCCATGGCAGAAATTATTAACATGCCGCGATTAAGCGACACGATGGAAGAAGGTACTGTAGCTTCTTGGTTAAAAAATGTAGGAGATAAAATTGAAGAAGGAGACATTTTAGCCGAAATTGAAACAGATAAAGCAACAATGGAGTTTGAGTCTTTTAACGAAGGTACTTTGCTTCATATTGGAATTCAAGAAGGAGAAACTGCAAAAGTAGATTCGCTTTTAGCTATAATTGGTGAAGAAGGTGAAGATATTTCAGGTTTGCTTAATGGCGATTCTCAAGATGATAAAACAAATGAGTCTTCTTCTGAAAAAACTGAAGATACCTCAAATAAAACGTCTAAAGAAGAAAGCCAAGATACTAACGAAGAAACAAATACAGAAACCCAAGATTTACCAGAAGGTGTAACCGTAGTAACAATGCCACGTTTAAGTGATACTATGGAAGAAGGAACTGTTGCAACGTGGCTAAAAAATGTTGGTGATGAAGTTGAAGAAGGAGATATTTTAGCCGAAATTGAAACAGATAAAGCTACAATGGAGTTTGAATCTTTCCAATCAGGTAATTTATTACATATAGGATTACAAGAAGGAGAATCAGCCAAAGTAGATGCTTTGTTAGCTATAATTGGTCCTGCAGGAACAGACGTATCGTCAATTGCTAAAAACTTTAAAGTTGGAGGTAGTGATAGTGCACCTAAAGAGAAAAAAGTAGAAGCACCAAAACAAACAAAAAAAGAAGATGCTCCTAAAGCTGCAGCTAAAACTGAAGCACCTAAAAAGGAGGTATCAACGTCAAACAATAATTCTAGTTCACAAAGAATTTTTGTATCTCCATTAGCTAAAAAGATGGCAGACGAAAAAGGCATACAACTTAACCAAGTAAAAGGTTCTGGTGAAAACGGAAGAATTGTAAAACGTGATATAGAAAACTTTACAACATCTGTAGCATCTTCTGCATCAGCAGCTAAGTTTGTGCCAACAGGACAAGAAGATTTTGATGAGAAATCTAACTCGCAAATGCGTAAAGTTATTGCTAAACGTTTAGGAGAATCTAAATTTACAGCACCGCATTACTATTTAAATGTGGAGTTTGATATGGAAAATGCCATTGCCTTTAGAGCACAGTATAATTCATTACCAGATGTAAAAATATCTTATAATGATATGATTATTAAAGCGTGTGCGCTAGCATTACGCCAACATCCACAAGTTAACTCACAATGGTTTAGTGATAAAATTAGAACAAATAATCACGTACACATTGGTGTTGCTGTTGCAGTAGACGAAGGTTTAGTAGTACCAGTTGTAAAATTTGCTAATGAGCAAAGTTTACCTCAAATTGGAGGAGAAGTTAGAGATTATGCAAAACGTGCAAGAGCAAAAAAATTAACTCCAGCCGAAATGGAAGGTAGCACATTTACTATTTCAAACTTAGGTATGTTTGGTATAGAAAGCTTTACATCTATTATAAATCAACCAAACTCAGCGATACTTTCAGTTGGAGCTATAGTTGCAAAGCCAGTAGTTAAAAACGGTCAAGTTGTAGCAGGTAATACAATGAAACTTACTCTAGCATGCGATCATAGAACAGTAGATGGAGCTACAGGAGCTCAGTTTTTGCAAACCCTAAAAGGTTTTGTAGAAAATCCAGTAACTATGTTAGTGTAAAAAAACCTTTTGCTAAAAGGAACTTTATATAATAATAAACCTGATTCAATAGATTTTGAATCAGGTTTTTTTATCTTTAAACTTCAAACAAAATATAATATGAAAACACTAACAATTTTAAGTGCTTTAACTTTATTAATAGGTTGTGGTACAGCACAAAATAACAACAAAAGTACTACTGTTAACAAGGGTGAAACCATTACTAAAGCAGAAGAAATAAAAAAAGATTTTGTAAACGCGTTAGAAATAAAAGAAGTTGTTTCTTTTTTAGCATCTGATGATTTACAAGGAAGAGATACAGGCACAGAAGGAATTAATGAAGCAGCAAACTATATAGAAACACAGTTTAAATCGTTTGGCGTAGAACCATATTTTGAAACTTATAGAGATAATTTTAAAGTAGAAAATATGGATGCTTATAATGTTGTAGGGTATCTAGAAGGTACAGATGCCAAACTAAAAAACGAGTTTATAATTATTGGAGCGCATTACGACCATATTGGTACAGCAAAAGATGTAAATGGTGATACTATTGCAAATGGAGCAAACGATAACGCAGCAGGTACAAGTGGTGTGTTGTTTCTAGCAAAATATTTTGCAAAAGAAAAAACAAACAAAAGAAGTATAATTTTTACAACATTCACAGCAGAAGAAAAAGGGTTGCTAGGTTCTAAACACTTAGCCGAAAGACTAAAAGAAAAAAATATTAATTTATATACAATGATTAATATTGAAATGATTGGTGTACCATTTAAAGACAGAGACTATCAAGCATTTATTACAGGACACGAACTGTCTAACTTAGGAGAGAAAATGAATAGTTATGCAGGCGAGAAACTTATAGGAGCATCAAGTGTTTCTAAAAAATATGGATTGTTTAAAAGATCAGACAATTATGCTTTTTACCAAGCTTTTAAAGTGCCAAGCCACACTGTATCGTCTTGCGATTTAACTAATTTTGATTTTTACCATCACGTTGATGATGAGGTAGATAAATTAGATTATAATTTTATGGCTAGTTTAATAAACAAATTAGCACCTGTAATTCAAGAAATGGCTAATACACCATCACAAGAAATAAAAATGAATGAAAACTAAAAATATAATAATAACAGGAACAAGTAGAGGTATAGGTTTTGAACTTGTTCACCTTTTTGCAAATCAAGGTCACAATGTTTTAGCTCTATCTCGAAACGAGCAAAAAGTGAGTAATTTAAACTTTGATAATATAGAATCTTTTTCTTTTGATTTAGGTAAAACCGAAGACTATAAACAGGTTGAAGAATTTATTAAAACCGAATGGAAACAGGTTGATGTTTTAATTAATAACGCAGGTACTTTATTAAACAAACCATTTGCCGAAACAACAATGGAAGACTTTGAGTATGTTTATAGAACAAATGTATTTGGGGTAGCAGAAATGACACGTACAGTAATTCCTTACATGAAAAAAGAAAGCCATGTAGTTACAATAAGTTCTATGGGTGGCGTTCAAGGCAGTGTTAAGTTTCCAGGATTAGCAGCTTATAGTTCAAGTAAAGGTGCAGTAGTAACACTTACAGAGTTGTTAGCTGAAGAATACAAAGAAACAGGACCAAGTTTTAATGCTTTAGCTTTAGGCGCAGTACAAACCGAAATGCTAGAAGAAGCATTTCCTGGTTATCAAGCACCAACTACAGCATTAGAAATGGCTAATTATATTCTAGATTTTTCATTAAATGGAAACAAATATTATAACGGCAAACTATTACAGGTGTCTAATTCTACACCATAAAATATAATTTAAGTTATAAAAAAGCCTGAAAAATATTAATGTTTTTCAGGCTTTTTTAGTAATATCTTATATCTGCTCTAAAGCAACATAGGCTTCGGCACTAGAAAATACTTCAGTTGGGAATACATTATATTCTAATATTTCAACAACTTTTATAAGCTGTTCAAA from Lacinutrix sp. 5H-3-7-4 includes the following:
- a CDS encoding M20/M25/M40 family metallo-hydrolase, yielding MKTLTILSALTLLIGCGTAQNNNKSTTVNKGETITKAEEIKKDFVNALEIKEVVSFLASDDLQGRDTGTEGINEAANYIETQFKSFGVEPYFETYRDNFKVENMDAYNVVGYLEGTDAKLKNEFIIIGAHYDHIGTAKDVNGDTIANGANDNAAGTSGVLFLAKYFAKEKTNKRSIIFTTFTAEEKGLLGSKHLAERLKEKNINLYTMINIEMIGVPFKDRDYQAFITGHELSNLGEKMNSYAGEKLIGASSVSKKYGLFKRSDNYAFYQAFKVPSHTVSSCDLTNFDFYHHVDDEVDKLDYNFMASLINKLAPVIQEMANTPSQEIKMNEN
- a CDS encoding SDR family oxidoreductase — translated: MKTKNIIITGTSRGIGFELVHLFANQGHNVLALSRNEQKVSNLNFDNIESFSFDLGKTEDYKQVEEFIKTEWKQVDVLINNAGTLLNKPFAETTMEDFEYVYRTNVFGVAEMTRTVIPYMKKESHVVTISSMGGVQGSVKFPGLAAYSSSKGAVVTLTELLAEEYKETGPSFNALALGAVQTEMLEEAFPGYQAPTTALEMANYILDFSLNGNKYYNGKLLQVSNSTP
- a CDS encoding pyruvate dehydrogenase complex dihydrolipoamide acetyltransferase gives rise to the protein MAEIINMPRLSDTMEEGTVASWLKNVGDKIEEGDILAEIETDKATMEFESFNEGTLLHIGIQEGETAKVDSLLAIIGEEGEDISGLLNGDSQDDKTNESSSEKTEDTSNKTSKEESQDTNEETNTETQDLPEGVTVVTMPRLSDTMEEGTVATWLKNVGDEVEEGDILAEIETDKATMEFESFQSGNLLHIGLQEGESAKVDALLAIIGPAGTDVSSIAKNFKVGGSDSAPKEKKVEAPKQTKKEDAPKAAAKTEAPKKEVSTSNNNSSSQRIFVSPLAKKMADEKGIQLNQVKGSGENGRIVKRDIENFTTSVASSASAAKFVPTGQEDFDEKSNSQMRKVIAKRLGESKFTAPHYYLNVEFDMENAIAFRAQYNSLPDVKISYNDMIIKACALALRQHPQVNSQWFSDKIRTNNHVHIGVAVAVDEGLVVPVVKFANEQSLPQIGGEVRDYAKRARAKKLTPAEMEGSTFTISNLGMFGIESFTSIINQPNSAILSVGAIVAKPVVKNGQVVAGNTMKLTLACDHRTVDGATGAQFLQTLKGFVENPVTMLV